From the genome of Periplaneta americana isolate PAMFEO1 chromosome 15, P.americana_PAMFEO1_priV1, whole genome shotgun sequence, one region includes:
- the LOC138715110 gene encoding AH receptor-interacting protein — protein MEAKSNAPLITKNILHAGSKSVSFVSGTKVFFHFQTIKCDEERTIIDDSRKLGKPMELVLGKKFSLEVWETIVQMMALHEVASFTVDKSLVSGYPFISKTWREAGKPKEKQHRSHCCGVTLQNEGIGYDDLNQLIKQPCDLEFILELIKVAAPEDYEKESWQMNEEEKLNAIPSLHANGNVLFRNKEYKAASDKYAQAIGMLEQLMLMEKPGDEEWIALEKQKLPLLLNFAQCKLYEKEYYKVIEHCSTVLKSEPDNVKALFRRAKAHVGAWNPREAREDFTRVMELDQSLLTAVQKELKQLDELKKKRDEEDRDKLKGKIF, from the exons ATGGAAGCTAAATCAAACGCTCCTTTAATTACGAAAAACATACTACACGCAGGAAGTAAATCGGTGTCGTTTGTTTCGGGAACTAAG gtattttttcattttcaaacgATAAAATGTGATGAAGAGAGAACAATTATTGATGACAGTCGAAAATTAGGCAAGCCAATGGAGCTCGTACTGGGCAAGAAGTTCAGCCTCGAGGTGTGGGAGACAATAGTGCAGATGATGGCACTGCATGAGGTCGCTTCTTTTACAGTTGACAAGAGC TTAGTATCTGGGTATCCATTTATTTCCAAAACGTGGCGCGAAGCTGGAAAACCGAAAGAGAAACAACATCGTTCACATTGTTGTGGTGTTACGCTTCAGAATGAAGGCATTGGTTATGACGACCTCAATCAGCTGATTAAGCAACCTTGTGACCTGGAGTTCATTTTAg AGTTGATAAAGGTAGCAGCACCAGAAGACTATGAAAAGGAATCATGGCAGATGAATGAAGAAGAGAAACTGAATGCTATTCCCAGTCTTCACGCAAATGGAAATGTTCTTTTTCGCAACAAAGAATATAAAGCTGCTTCTGACAAGTATGCCCAAGCAATCGGAATGTTGGAACAGCTCATGCTTAT GGAGAAACCTGGTGACGAAGAATGGATAGCATTGGAGAAACAAAAATTACCACTTCTGCTAAATTTCGCACAATGCAAGTTGTATGAAAAGGAGTATTACAAAGTAATAGAGCACTGTTCTACGGTTCTTAAAAGTGAACCTG ACAATGTTAAAGCACTGTTCAGGAGAGCAAAGGCACATGTCGGGGCTTGGAACCCCCGTGAAGCTCGTGAAGACTTCACAAGAGTCATGGAGCTTGACCAATCATTGCTTACTGCTGTCCAGAAGGAACTGAAGCAGCTGGATGAACTAAAGAAGAAGCGAGATGAGGAAGACAGAGACAAACTAAAAGGAAAGATATTCTGA